ACATACCGGCAGCAGTATGAGGCCTATCTCAGCGAGCATGTGCTGGCGCGTCTTGCGTCGGAGTACCAGGGTGCCGTGCTGAACATTCGAAACCTTCAGTACGACCACATCAGGGATGAGCAGGAGCGTCGTCTCTTCCAGCATCCCGTGGTCGAGGGACTCATGAATCAGCACCTGGGCTACGGGTACGACGACGTGGTCGGTGTCCGTAATGCGCTGAAAGCTATTTCTGCAGATCGGATGACGAGTCTCCGTGATGAAACCGGCGACATCATGCTCGAATACCAGGGGGTCTCTCCGGAAGAGATGCCGGAACAAGTGATCGCCCGTTTCCGGGAAGCAATGATCGACCTCATGTTCCTGCCTGGGGAGCGTGCGACGATCCGCGCCAACGAACTTGCCGAAGCTGGCCAGCTAGACGAGGCGAGAGTTCTCACCGTCCTGAACTCGTACTCCCAAGTCTTCGATGATTCGATCGCTGCGGGGACGAGAGTCTTCGATCTCCTTACGGCCACCAATTCGTTCCTCATCACTCCGCTCGTTGCGGACGGCGTAGGTGGCTTTGTGTCGACAGTCAATGATCCTGGGCTCGACTCGCTCCGCCGTGTACTTGAGCGAGCACTCGCGCCACACTCGTCCGACATGCGGCGCTACGACCAGCGGGCTCGGCAGTCGGTAAGCGAGGGCCTTGCAATCGCAAGTTTCGAACGTGTTCTCGGGTGCGCGGCGCTTCATTCGGGTTTCCATTACTACGCGGCGAAGAAGGGACGGAGCGAGGCTGACGTCGATGCCGGATGCGGCGACGTAAACTTTGTGGCGGACCGCGTCGAGGGAGACGGTCTCTTCTTGGTCGACGATGTCGCGATCATTGTCGAGGTGAAGGCGAAGTCCGTCGCTAGTCAGTCTCGACGTGGCGATGTTCGCAGACTCGAATCGGATCTGAAGGCGACGATCGGCGACGCGAACAAACAAGCCGCACGGCTGCAACGGCTGATTGAAGTGAACAGAGGCGTCTGGCTCGCACCGGACTCATGGCTCGATCTGTCCCAGGTCCGCGAGGTGCGTTCGGTCATCATCTTGCTAGACGATGTCGGTCCGCTCGGTGTCGCCATTGGAGACCTTCAGGCTGCTGGACTGCTCGCTGAGCGGCGGCCTCCGTGGGTTGCGTCGTTGCATGACTTGATGGTCATCGCCGAGATTTGCGATCGGCCCAGTGAGTTTCTTCTGTATCTGCGACGACGGACTGACAGTGGAGTCGCCACGTTCTACCGCGGGGCCGATGAACTCGATCTCTTCATGTTGTTCCTCGACGGAGACCTATACGTCGACGATGACCCGGACGAAGTGCGGCGTGAACATGTGTCCGTCCCTCCAGTGAAGGCCCGGGGCAGAAGGCGGCGCGACGAGAGTGCAGTCGGGACTATGGTTGCCGATCACTGCCAACCGCTAAGCGAGTGGTACTTGCGCGATCAGATTCCCGAGTTTGAACCGCGCCCCGCGAAACCAACTTTCAATATTGCTCAGAAGATCGTCCCGATCGTCGATTCGATCGCTGCCCGAGGTCAGCCTGGCTGGTTACGATGCACGACTGATCTGCTCGGCCTTGCCGGTGAGACGCAGACACGACTAGTGAAGGGCATCCGCGAGTGTTGTCGGAGAACCTCCGTGGACGGCAACTACCACGACATGCTCATATCTTTCGCGGGCATGTGGGGGCATCCCACCGTTTTCATTGGAGTAGCTCCGGAGACCGGGAACACCCTCGCTTACCGCGATCAACTGTCTCAGTATGTGCGAGTCAAGGGGTACCAGCTGCAATCGGATCGAGCGTATGGTCTTCTCTTCAGCGCAAAAGGGGCTCTCCTCGAGTTCATCTACCTGACGAATCCTCCGCGTTCCGATCCGGGTCTCGACCGATTGGTGGTAGAGATGGGCCTGCAGCCCGTTGGGCGCGCCGGCAGGCCCATCCCGCCGTCCGCGCGCCGACCAACCAAGAGGCTGCGTGGGAAGAGGAAGCGCCGCTAGGTCGTGTTACGAAAGTCGTTATTCTAGGCGTCGGTGTGTCTGACCACCACAAAGAAGGTTCCCCCGTTCACGATTGTTGGTGTCGAATCATCAACGTGAACAAGGAAACCTTGGCGTGCACACCCGACCCGCCAGCGCCAGACACGACCTCACCGACGACCAGTGGAACCTCCTGAAACCACTACTACCAGCACAGCAACACCTCGGCCGGCCCCGGTCCTGGTGTCCACGAAGCCTGGTCAACGGCATCTTGTTCCAGGTACGCACCGGTATTCCCTGGCGTGATCTCGCCGAACGCTACGGCCCCTGGTGGCGGGTCTACGATCTGTTCACCTGCTACCAACGCACCGGTGTGTGGTCGAAGATCCACACCCAACTGCTGTCGCAAGTACACCAGAACAGTCGACTATCGTGGGAGTTCAGCGTGGACTCCACCACCAGTCGAGGGCACGTCCATGCCACCGGGACCCCCGTCATGATAGTCACCACCGTGACCGTGATGAACCCGCTGACCACGGCTTTGGCCGAGGTGTCTGGTCAACAAAAATCCACCTCGCCGTCGACGCCGGGGTGTGCCCGGTCTCGTGCGTGCTGACCCCGGAACAGGCCGGCGACGAGCCCCACAGATGCCCGAGGTGCTTGACCGTGTCCGGGTACCGACACCGGGACCTGGCAGACCCTGCACCACACCGTTACGGGTGTTGGCCGACAAGGCGTACTCGTCGCGCAGAAACCGCAGCTACCTGCGAGGTAGAGGAATCCCCACGACGATCTCACAGCCTGGTGATCAGGTAGGACATGTCACGATCAAGCCCGAGCGGCCGGAGGGTTCTGTGGGCAGGAGCTTGCCCCTATAACGGCGGGGCCGTCGTCAGCGTCGCTGGCGGCGGGCTCCCCCGATCTCGTGCGAAAGTACCCGCCGCGCGGAGCAGCAGGACCAACTACGCCCCGTTGTATGAAATGGGGAGGGATGATCCCCGACTGCTCCCGATGGCCGCGGTCATCCCGCAGTACCCTGGTCGCATGTCGACGCCACGGACAACCCCATGACCTCGTCAACCAGTAAGATGACCGGCGACTTCTCCGCCAAACCCACCACCCAGGCGTTCTTCGACGGCATCGCCGCCTTCACCGGAGGTCTCGGGCCGGTGAACCGGGAGGCCAAGGCGCAGGTGAGCTTCTCGGTGAACCGGAAGTTCCTCTGGCTCTGGGCCTATGAGAAGACGTCGGACGGCACCCTCTACATCAACGTAACCCTGGACCACCGGGTCGACGACCCCCACTTCCATGAGGTATCCCAGGTCAGCACGAACCAGTGGAACCACCACGTCGTGGTGAAGACGGAGGCCGCCGCCCGCAGCGACTGGCTCGCCGACCTCATCCGCGCCGGATACGACTTCGCAGGTCAGTGACCTGACCTGAACCGGGCCCCGGACCTACTCCGCGAAGGGGTAGTCCGTGTACCCGTGGGCCCCGCCGACGTAGAACGTCGACGAGTCCGGCGTATTCAGTTCCAGACCGTCCTGCCAGCGACGGACCAGGTCGGGATTGGCGATGAGCTGGCGGCCGACCACGGCGGCGTCCGCCAGGTCGTCCTCCACGATGTGGCGTGCCTCGTCCAGCTCGGTGACGTGGCCGAAACCACTGTTGAGCAGGAACGCCCCGGTGAAGCGCTCCCGCAGGGCCGCGACCAGGTCGCCGTCGATATCGGCGTGCAACACCGACAGGTACGCCATGTCGAGATCGTTGATGCCGTCGATCAGGGCACCGTAGGTGGCCAGGACGTCCTCCCGGTCGTCCTCCGGAACACCCTGTACACCGTGCTCCGGCGAGATGCGCAACGCGGTGCGTCCCGAGCCAATCTCCTCCGCGACCGCCCGCACGACCTCGACGGTCAGTCGCGCCCGGTTCTCCGGGGAACCACCGTAGACATCGTCGCGGTGATTGGAGGACGCCGCGGTGAACTCGTGCAGCAGGTAACCGTTCGCACCGTGGATCTCCACGGCGTCGACGCCGGCGTCAATTGCCCGGCGCGCTCCGTCCACGAACTCCCGGATGATCCGTGGGATCTCGTCGGTCTCCAGTGCCCTCGGCACCACACCGTCGAGTTTCCCGGAGAAACCACGGACCGGACCGCCGGTGCCGATCGCGCTCGGCGCCTCCGGCTCGCCGCCGCGCAGCAGATCGGGGTGGGACGTGCGGCCGCCGTGCATGATCTGCATGACCAGCGTGCCGCCCTCGGCGTGAACCGCATCGGCGACCTGCCCCCAGCCAGCCTGTTGCTCGTCGTTGGCGATACCGGCCTGCCCCGGGAACGAACGGTTACTGAACGCAGGGAAGGTACCTTCCGTCAGCACCAAGCCAGCTGAGGCGCGCTGCCGGTAGTACTCGATGTGCAGGTCGTTAGGGACGCCGTCCTCCTCCGCCCGCTGACGGGTCAGCGCGGCCATGGTCACCCGGTTGTTCAGGTGGAGCGTGCCGGCGTCCAGCGGATCGAAGAGGGAGGTGGTTGTTGTCGTGGTTGTCGTAGTCACGTACGGGACAACCGTGACCGGCCGGATGCTATTCCCCATCCCCGCCCAGCGTCACGGGATCAGCACGGTTCTCCCGGTCTCAGTGTGGCTATGGCAGAGGTACTGGTTACATGGCAGGGGTACCGGTCGGTAACCAGGTCGAAACCGCCCGTTACCCGTGCCATGCCGCTGTCAGGTCTGCCACGTCCTCGGCCGGTACCTCCACACCCTTGCGAGATACCCCATGGGGGTATAAAGTCGGCGACGTACGCGACCGTAAGGCAAAGGAGAACACCATGGCCACCATCACCAAGAACTACACTGTCGACGGCATGACCTGCGGACACTGCAAGGCCTCCGTCGAAGAAGAGATCGGCGAAATCGTCGGCGTCACTTCCGTCGAGGCGGAACTCGCCACCGGCCGGGTCACCGTCACCGGTGAAGACGTGCAGGACGACGCCGTCGCCGACGCCGTCACCGAAGCCGGTTACAGCGTGAGGGCGTAAGCCATGACCACCACGCCTGTCGGACCGGCTGACCCCGTCGATGTGATCCACCTCGACCTCGGGGTCACCGGCATGACCTGTACCTCCTGTTCAGGACGAGTGGAACGCAAGCTCAACAAGCTCGACGGCGTGGAGGCCACCGTCAACTTCGCCACCGAGTCCGCCGCCGTCACATACGACCCCGGCAAGGCCGACACCGACATCCTCATCGACACGGTCCGCGGCGCCGGATACGACGCCTTCACCATGGCCGATGACGCCGATGACGCAGATGACGACGCGCAGCACCACAGTGCCGGAACCGACACCCCGGACAACGGCCAGTCCCGCGTCGACGCCGCCCGTGACAGCGAGGCCGCCGACCTGAAGAAGCGCACGATCATCTCCGCGCTGATCACTGTCCCTGTGGTCCTGGTGAGCATGATCCCGGCGCTGCAGTTCGACAACTGGCAGTGGGCCGTCCTCACCGCCGTTACCCCGGTCTATTTCTGGGGTGGCGCACCGTTCCACCGTGCCACGCTGGCGAACCTGCGTCACGGTTCCTTCACCATGGACACCCTGGTCAGCATGGGGACGACCGCCGCCTACGTGTGGTCCCTCTGGGCGCTGTTCCTCGGTAACGCCGGCATGCCCGGGATGACCATGGAGATGCACCTGCTGCCGTCGCACTCCACGATGGACGAGATCTACCTCGAGACCGCCGCGGTGGTGATCACCTTCCTGCTGCTGGGACGCTGGTTCGAGACCCGGGCGAAGGGACGCTCCTCCGAGGCGCTGCGCACACTGCTGAATATGGGGGCGAAGGACGCCACGGTACTGCGCGACGGCGCTGAAATCCGCGTTCCTATCAAGGAACTGCAGGTCGACGAGATGATCGTGGTGCGGCCGGGCGAGAAGATCGCGGCCGACGGCGTTGTCGCTGACGGCAACTCCGCCGTAGACGAGTCGATGCTCACCGGAGAATCGGTGCCCGTCGAGGTCACCGATGGTTCCACCGTCACCGGCGCGACCATCAACACCTCGGGACGCCTGCTCGTCCGCGTGACCCGCACCGGTGAGGACAGCACCCTGTCCCAGATGGCGAAGCTGGTCACGGATGCGCAGGCGAAAAAAGCCCCGGTACAGCGACTGGTGGACCGGATCTCGCAGGTCTTCGTTCCCGTCGTCATCCTCATCGCCGTGGCGACCCTGATCGTCCACATCGCCACCGGCGGCGGCGTGGCGCCAGCATTCACCGCGGCTGTCGCCGTCCTGATCATCGCCTGCCCGTGTGCTCTCGGCCTGGCGACGCCGACGGCACTCCTGGTCGGGACGGGACGGGGTGCACAGCTCGGTCTTCTGATCAAGGGTCCTGAGGTGCTGGAATCCACCCGGCGCGTCGACACCATCGCCATGGACAAGACGGGCACGGTCACCTCCGGTGTGATGGCGGTCAGCGGTGTGACTGAGGCTGCCGCCGTCTCCACCGATGTACTCTCCGCCGCCGCGGCCGTGGAAGCCGGGTCCGAGCACCCGATCGCCCGGGCGATCGTGCGCGAGGCCGAGCAGCGCGGCGAGGTCCCACAGGCCACCGATTTCGCCACCACCGCAGGACGGGGCGTCACCGGAACGGTCGACGGAGCCACCGTGACGGTGGGACGGCCCGCTGCAAACCTGCCCGATGACCTCCAGCAGGCCTTCGATGAGGCGCAGGACGCCGGTGGTACGCCGGTCGTCGTCGAGATCGACGGGACGCCCGCCGGGGTGGTCACCGTACGGGACACGGTGAAGCCGACGTCCGCCGACGCCGTGGCCAGCCTGAAGACACTCGGTCTGACACCGATGCTGCTCACCGGCGACAACGAGGGTGCGGCCCGTACCGTCGCCAGCGAGGTGGGGATCGCTCCGGAG
The genomic region above belongs to Corynebacterium glyciniphilum AJ 3170 and contains:
- a CDS encoding alkene reductase produces the protein MAALTRQRAEEDGVPNDLHIEYYRQRASAGLVLTEGTFPAFSNRSFPGQAGIANDEQQAGWGQVADAVHAEGGTLVMQIMHGGRTSHPDLLRGGEPEAPSAIGTGGPVRGFSGKLDGVVPRALETDEIPRIIREFVDGARRAIDAGVDAVEIHGANGYLLHEFTAASSNHRDDVYGGSPENRARLTVEVVRAVAEEIGSGRTALRISPEHGVQGVPEDDREDVLATYGALIDGINDLDMAYLSVLHADIDGDLVAALRERFTGAFLLNSGFGHVTELDEARHIVEDDLADAAVVGRQLIANPDLVRRWQDGLELNTPDSSTFYVGGAHGYTDYPFAE
- a CDS encoding heavy-metal-associated domain-containing protein, which gives rise to MATITKNYTVDGMTCGHCKASVEEEIGEIVGVTSVEAELATGRVTVTGEDVQDDAVADAVTEAGYSVRA
- a CDS encoding DUF5655 domain-containing protein, whose product is MTSSTSKMTGDFSAKPTTQAFFDGIAAFTGGLGPVNREAKAQVSFSVNRKFLWLWAYEKTSDGTLYINVTLDHRVDDPHFHEVSQVSTNQWNHHVVVKTEAAARSDWLADLIRAGYDFAGQ
- a CDS encoding heavy metal translocating P-type ATPase — its product is MTTTPVGPADPVDVIHLDLGVTGMTCTSCSGRVERKLNKLDGVEATVNFATESAAVTYDPGKADTDILIDTVRGAGYDAFTMADDADDADDDAQHHSAGTDTPDNGQSRVDAARDSEAADLKKRTIISALITVPVVLVSMIPALQFDNWQWAVLTAVTPVYFWGGAPFHRATLANLRHGSFTMDTLVSMGTTAAYVWSLWALFLGNAGMPGMTMEMHLLPSHSTMDEIYLETAAVVITFLLLGRWFETRAKGRSSEALRTLLNMGAKDATVLRDGAEIRVPIKELQVDEMIVVRPGEKIAADGVVADGNSAVDESMLTGESVPVEVTDGSTVTGATINTSGRLLVRVTRTGEDSTLSQMAKLVTDAQAKKAPVQRLVDRISQVFVPVVILIAVATLIVHIATGGGVAPAFTAAVAVLIIACPCALGLATPTALLVGTGRGAQLGLLIKGPEVLESTRRVDTIAMDKTGTVTSGVMAVSGVTEAAAVSTDVLSAAAAVEAGSEHPIARAIVREAEQRGEVPQATDFATTAGRGVTGTVDGATVTVGRPAANLPDDLQQAFDEAQDAGGTPVVVEIDGTPAGVVTVRDTVKPTSADAVASLKTLGLTPMLLTGDNEGAARTVASEVGIAPENVIAGVMPDEKVDHVEKLQAEGRNVAMVGDGVNDAAALAAAELGLAMGAGTDVAIEASDITLMNDDLRSAADAIRLSRRTLGTIRGNLFWAFAYNVALIPVAAIGLLNPMLAGVAMAFSSVFVVSNSLRLRRFRSSHAG
- a CDS encoding transposase, which encodes MHTRPASARHDLTDDQWNLLKPLLPAQQHLGRPRSWCPRSLVNGILFQVRTGIPWRDLAERYGPWWRVYDLFTCYQRTGVWSKIHTQLLSQVHQNSRLSWEFSVDSTTSRGHVHATGTPVMIVTTVTVMNPLTTALAEVSGQQKSTSPSTPGCARSRAC